A region of Shewanella psychromarinicola DNA encodes the following proteins:
- a CDS encoding bifunctional metallophosphatase/5'-nucleotidase, which translates to MPNIYRLSIAHINDTHSNFEPSPVHFSLTAQQHTYKLEAHSGGYARLGYQIEQARQQAAAQQTPFLFLHGGDSFQGTLYFREFKGAANAHLLNLLKPDAMVIGNHEIDAGNSPVQAFLNRIDFPILAGNMDLSQEDRQKTGRLYGHPMLYDFDDSTETAKVLIKPFYDTKLAIIGITLDQMRLIARPDPDTHFVNAIETTERTIQRLHQQGIHHIIVLSHLGLDQDRELAAKVDGISLIVGGHSHTLQGELSDIGLSNIPYGETINSTPILHAGKYAETVGLAEICFDQQGKVVELLGNNYFMLDNKITVTTKQGTVADSHTSAALIEQLFSHPCIKDAQHDEEIHSVIHTQYRPSLDAIENQILTHIPRDFVHTRLPSKHFPHGSEIAPWVSRSMYKAAKNIEPNIDFALHNAGGVRQSLNKGQLSLADVVGRILPFDLPLTLYQIQGKYVIEALESSINSATNNGIMGTGAGSFPYPYGLRYFYDGKQIKGQRITQVEIYKQDQWQTLDPKKLYLGVSSSYTAAGKEGYEALLLAHWQQSITDQTLPEAFIDFVSQYGHLINGLLLANVHYISHRD; encoded by the coding sequence ATGCCAAATATTTATCGTTTATCTATTGCTCACATTAATGACACTCATTCTAACTTCGAACCTAGTCCAGTCCATTTTAGCCTGACAGCCCAACAGCACACTTATAAACTAGAAGCCCATTCTGGTGGCTATGCGCGTTTAGGTTATCAAATAGAACAGGCAAGACAGCAAGCCGCGGCCCAGCAAACTCCATTTCTATTTTTACATGGCGGCGATAGCTTTCAAGGCACTTTATATTTTAGAGAGTTTAAAGGTGCAGCCAATGCCCATTTACTAAACCTGCTAAAGCCCGATGCTATGGTCATAGGTAATCATGAAATCGATGCGGGTAACAGCCCTGTTCAAGCGTTTTTAAATCGTATCGATTTTCCGATATTAGCCGGTAATATGGATTTAAGTCAGGAAGACCGCCAGAAAACAGGCCGACTTTATGGCCATCCAATGCTATACGACTTTGATGACTCAACTGAAACGGCCAAAGTATTAATTAAGCCGTTTTATGATACCAAGCTAGCGATAATTGGCATCACTCTTGATCAAATGCGCTTAATTGCCAGACCGGATCCTGATACCCACTTTGTCAATGCCATCGAGACCACGGAGCGAACAATACAACGCTTGCACCAACAAGGTATTCATCACATTATCGTCCTGAGCCATTTAGGCTTAGATCAAGATAGGGAACTGGCCGCAAAAGTTGATGGCATAAGCCTGATTGTAGGTGGTCACTCGCATACGCTCCAAGGCGAGCTGAGTGATATTGGCCTGAGTAATATCCCTTATGGCGAAACAATTAATTCAACGCCGATTTTACATGCCGGTAAATATGCTGAAACGGTTGGTTTAGCTGAAATATGTTTTGACCAACAAGGTAAGGTTGTCGAACTGTTGGGTAACAATTACTTTATGCTCGATAACAAGATTACCGTAACCACAAAACAAGGCACTGTTGCTGACAGTCATACTTCAGCGGCATTAATTGAACAACTTTTTAGTCACCCTTGTATTAAAGATGCCCAACATGATGAAGAGATCCACTCGGTCATTCACACCCAATATAGACCATCATTAGACGCAATAGAAAATCAAATTCTAACCCATATCCCGCGCGATTTTGTCCATACTCGCCTGCCCAGTAAACATTTTCCTCACGGCAGTGAAATTGCGCCTTGGGTCAGTAGAAGCATGTATAAAGCCGCAAAAAATATTGAACCGAATATTGATTTTGCCCTCCATAATGCTGGCGGTGTTAGACAGTCGTTGAATAAAGGCCAATTGTCATTAGCGGATGTAGTAGGACGGATTTTACCTTTTGATTTACCCCTGACCTTGTACCAAATCCAAGGGAAATATGTCATTGAAGCGCTTGAGTCTTCAATTAACTCGGCAACCAATAATGGTATTATGGGTACTGGCGCAGGTAGTTTTCCTTATCCTTACGGATTGCGTTACTTCTATGATGGTAAGCAAATTAAAGGGCAACGGATCACCCAAGTCGAAATTTACAAACAAGATCAATGGCAAACCCTTGATCCTAAAAAGCTGTATCTCGGGGTATCAAGTTCTTATACCGCTGCGGGTAAAGAAGGATATGAGGCATTGTTGCTGGCACATTGGCAACAATCGATAACGGATCAAACATTACCAGAAGCGTTTATCGATTTTGTCAGTCAATATGGACACCTCATTAACGGACTACTATTGGCCAATGTACATTATATTAGCCACCGCGATTAA
- a CDS encoding hemolysin family protein, translating into MLTLFLIVFFAIFISFLCSIFEAVLLSVTPSYIETLKETHPFIAARLDKQKQNIDSPLVSILTINTISHTMGASVAGAKAAIIFGSEMLGVFSAVLTFLILFFSEIIPKTLGANYWRKLAPSVSLCLYWMEKMTMPLIWMTQKVTNLFGKGEKGQYIRQELSAMTQMGKDSGELSEQESQMLTQMLSMKDMHVSDIMTPRTVIFKLPTHITNEQFIDQYLSSTFTRIPIYQGDRDNVIGYVNRNDIILQSRQAPDTEIGEHLKNLLVVPSSVRVLPLFQLMINRSSKIALVVDEYGSSEGIVTIEDIIETLIGLEIVDSKDLTPNMQALARKLWQRRIKSKGLVIYDENNMG; encoded by the coding sequence ATGTTAACTCTTTTTTTGATTGTCTTTTTTGCTATTTTCATTTCATTTCTATGCAGTATTTTTGAAGCAGTCCTCTTATCTGTTACTCCAAGTTATATCGAAACCCTCAAAGAAACTCACCCCTTTATTGCTGCACGCCTCGATAAGCAAAAGCAAAATATTGATTCTCCATTAGTCTCTATCTTAACGATAAATACCATCTCACATACCATGGGGGCTTCTGTTGCTGGTGCAAAGGCGGCCATCATATTTGGTAGTGAAATGCTTGGCGTATTCTCTGCTGTTCTGACTTTTTTAATTTTATTCTTCTCAGAAATCATTCCTAAAACCTTAGGGGCTAATTACTGGCGCAAATTGGCTCCATCGGTATCACTATGTTTATATTGGATGGAAAAGATGACGATGCCTTTAATTTGGATGACTCAAAAAGTCACCAATCTCTTCGGCAAAGGCGAAAAAGGTCAATACATTCGTCAAGAACTCAGCGCAATGACCCAAATGGGGAAAGACAGTGGCGAATTAAGTGAGCAAGAATCACAGATGTTAACGCAAATGTTGTCGATGAAAGACATGCACGTCAGTGACATCATGACCCCCCGCACAGTGATTTTTAAATTACCAACTCACATCACTAATGAGCAATTTATCGACCAGTATTTGTCCAGTACTTTTACCCGGATCCCGATTTATCAAGGTGATCGTGACAATGTGATTGGTTATGTCAATCGTAATGATATTATACTTCAGTCTCGCCAAGCCCCAGATACTGAAATTGGAGAGCATTTAAAAAATTTACTCGTCGTCCCCTCTTCCGTAAGAGTATTGCCGCTGTTTCAATTAATGATCAATCGTAGTTCAAAAATCGCCTTGGTGGTTGATGAATACGGTTCAAGCGAAGGCATTGTGACGATTGAAGATATCATCGAAACCTTAATTGGTTTAGAAATCGTTGACTCAAAGGATTTAACGCCCAATATGCAAGCATTGGCGCGCAAACTTTGGCAACGACGGATAAAAAGTAAAGGTTTAGTCATATACGATGAAAATAATATGGGTTAA
- the pilW gene encoding type IV pilus biogenesis/stability protein PilW, whose product MMHGMQKVGLITLLALSVTACVTERTYSGTDIPVAERQFDKQGAARERMHLGLTYLNRGNSEQAKYNLNKAVEYAPNTSEVHMAMAYYYQTVGDLERTEASYEKAISFSDVTGDARNNFGVFLCQQNKFVESEKMFLAAIETPKYTRTASSYENLGVCSRKAGDKEKARQYFNMALKYDKRRQVTLLELTELAMEDADYGNAREQLARYHRVASESAESLALGIKIERAANDVEAVKRFGILLIAKFPASPQAKNYRANLN is encoded by the coding sequence ATGATGCACGGAATGCAAAAGGTTGGTCTGATTACCTTATTGGCTTTGTCTGTCACTGCTTGTGTGACTGAGCGTACCTACAGTGGTACTGATATCCCTGTAGCTGAACGTCAGTTTGATAAGCAGGGGGCCGCTAGAGAGCGTATGCATCTCGGACTTACTTATCTAAATCGTGGTAATAGCGAACAAGCTAAGTATAATTTAAATAAAGCAGTTGAATATGCACCCAATACCAGCGAAGTTCATATGGCAATGGCTTATTATTACCAAACCGTAGGTGATTTAGAGCGAACCGAAGCATCATACGAAAAGGCCATTAGCTTTAGTGATGTCACTGGTGATGCGCGGAATAACTTTGGGGTGTTTTTGTGTCAACAAAATAAATTTGTCGAATCTGAGAAAATGTTTCTTGCTGCGATTGAAACACCTAAATATACCCGCACAGCATCGAGTTATGAAAACTTAGGGGTGTGCAGTCGCAAAGCAGGTGATAAAGAAAAAGCGCGACAGTATTTTAATATGGCGTTAAAGTATGATAAAAGACGGCAAGTAACGTTGTTAGAACTAACCGAGTTAGCCATGGAAGATGCTGACTACGGCAATGCGCGCGAACAACTCGCAAGATACCATCGAGTTGCTAGTGAATCAGCAGAAAGTTTAGCCTTAGGGATTAAGATTGAGCGGGCGGCGAACGATGTAGAGGCCGTAAAACGATTTGGCATTTTATTAATTGCGAAGTTTCCTGCATCTCCACAAGCCAAAAATTATAGAGCTAACTTGAATTAA
- a CDS encoding GNAT family N-acetyltransferase, whose product MQNSFPHPYQIVDFSASNATQISQLYHCAVQGIIHPRYPKLKLNAWSSAPRSAKFWQLRYKRNKAWLALDNQHVIGFISVETHFKYQGYIDCLYVHPNYQHQGIASALYSHLQHWAIQQQYSNLSVDASCLSKPLFETMGFILQHTSYQQKRGQTFTGFYMKKPILKA is encoded by the coding sequence ATGCAAAATTCATTTCCTCATCCTTATCAAATCGTGGATTTTTCTGCGTCAAATGCAACTCAAATCAGTCAATTGTACCATTGTGCCGTGCAAGGTATTATTCATCCAAGATACCCAAAATTAAAACTCAATGCATGGTCCTCAGCACCCCGTTCCGCTAAATTTTGGCAACTAAGATACAAACGAAATAAAGCATGGTTAGCGCTTGATAACCAGCACGTTATTGGCTTTATTAGTGTGGAAACACACTTTAAATATCAAGGTTACATAGACTGCTTATATGTGCACCCCAACTACCAACACCAAGGCATCGCCAGCGCCTTATACAGTCACTTACAGCATTGGGCAATACAGCAACAATATTCCAACCTCAGTGTTGATGCATCATGCTTATCTAAGCCCTTGTTTGAAACCATGGGCTTTATCTTGCAACACACAAGCTATCAGCAAAAACGCGGTCAAACCTTTACCGGCTTTTACATGAAAAAACCTATTCTAAAAGCCTAG
- a CDS encoding NrfJ, protein MKAKLIAFAAAATLAIGVSSAWAQGALHQAEVLDTMNGGGYTYVQLKEADKTYWAAGPQTEVSKGDKVEVSEQMWMSDFKSSSLNRTFDKIMFVGDINKK, encoded by the coding sequence ATGAAAGCTAAATTAATCGCATTTGCAGCAGCGGCCACCTTGGCTATAGGTGTATCTTCAGCATGGGCACAAGGCGCTTTACATCAAGCTGAAGTTCTCGACACCATGAATGGCGGTGGTTATACCTATGTTCAGTTAAAAGAAGCTGACAAAACATACTGGGCAGCAGGTCCGCAAACTGAAGTAAGCAAAGGTGACAAGGTCGAAGTGTCAGAGCAAATGTGGATGAGTGACTTTAAAAGCTCAAGCCTCAACAGAACATTTGATAAAATCATGTTTGTTGGTGATATTAATAAAAAATAG
- a CDS encoding bifunctional tRNA (adenosine(37)-C2)-methyltransferase TrmG/ribosomal RNA large subunit methyltransferase RlmN, with amino-acid sequence MSVKKINLLDFNRKGLRALFSEMGEKPFRADQLMKWIYHFGVTDFEKMNNINKVLRGKLAAKYEIVAPEIANFQESADGTIKFAINVGQGQEVETVYIPEEDRATLCVSSQVGCALECTFCSTGQQGFNRNLTVSEIVGQVWRVSQFLGFHKDTGDRPISNVVMMGMGEPLLNLANVIPAMDIMLDDFGFSLSKRRVTLSTSGVVPALDKLGDVIDVALAVSIHAPNDELRDVLVPVNKKYPLQEFLAGIRRYLAKSNANRGRVTVEYVMLDHINDSTDQAHELATLMKDTPCKINLIPFNPYPGSPYGRSSNSRIDRFSKVLIEHGLTVIVRKTRGDDIDAACGQLAGDIRDRTKRLAKKQMQQNQISVTME; translated from the coding sequence ATGAGTGTAAAAAAAATCAATTTATTAGATTTTAATCGTAAAGGACTACGTGCGTTGTTCAGTGAAATGGGCGAAAAACCGTTTCGTGCCGATCAGTTAATGAAGTGGATTTATCACTTTGGGGTCACTGATTTTGAAAAAATGAACAACATAAACAAAGTTCTACGTGGAAAATTGGCTGCGAAATATGAAATTGTTGCGCCTGAAATTGCTAATTTTCAAGAGTCTGCTGATGGCACCATTAAATTTGCGATCAATGTTGGTCAGGGTCAAGAAGTCGAAACGGTATATATTCCAGAAGAGGACCGCGCGACGTTATGCGTGTCGTCGCAAGTGGGTTGCGCTTTAGAATGTACTTTCTGCTCTACTGGTCAGCAAGGTTTTAACCGTAACTTAACGGTATCGGAGATCGTCGGTCAAGTCTGGAGAGTATCGCAATTTTTAGGTTTCCATAAAGACACCGGCGATAGACCCATTTCTAACGTAGTGATGATGGGTATGGGTGAGCCTTTGCTTAACCTTGCCAATGTGATCCCTGCGATGGATATTATGCTTGATGATTTTGGCTTTAGTTTATCTAAACGTCGCGTGACCTTATCAACCTCTGGTGTGGTACCTGCGCTTGATAAACTCGGTGACGTTATTGATGTGGCATTAGCGGTTAGTATCCACGCCCCTAATGATGAACTGCGCGATGTGTTGGTTCCGGTTAACAAAAAATATCCATTACAAGAATTTTTAGCGGGCATTCGTCGTTATTTAGCAAAGTCTAATGCAAATCGCGGCCGCGTAACGGTTGAATATGTGATGCTTGATCATATTAATGACAGCACAGACCAAGCGCATGAACTTGCAACGTTAATGAAAGATACTCCATGTAAGATTAACTTAATTCCGTTTAACCCGTATCCTGGTTCTCCTTACGGCCGTTCATCTAACTCACGCATAGACCGTTTTTCTAAAGTATTGATAGAACATGGCCTCACCGTTATTGTGCGTAAAACCCGTGGGGATGATATTGATGCTGCTTGTGGCCAGTTAGCGGGTGATATTCGTGATAGAACAAAGCGTTTAGCAAAAAAACAAATGCAACAGAATCAGATTTCAGTCACAATGGAATAA